The Gordonibacter urolithinfaciens genome contains a region encoding:
- a CDS encoding DEAD/DEAH box helicase — protein sequence MDDGNRAEDEAAGAAAAGADDGARPSPDALMRFSEAVRGWFLDAFPAGPTPVQEQAWEAVEGGESALVIAPTGSGKTLAAFLFALDALMREKARPAATKPPRGVRVLYVSPLKALGADVERNLQAPLAGIARRLADEGAPAPAVRTGMRTGDTTPDQRRAIQRNPPDILITTPESLYLMLTSKAREVLRGVETVIVDEVHALAGNKRGAHLALSLERLDDLLERPAQRIGLSATVRPREEVARFLGGPHPVRVIAAEGRPDLDVRVVVPVRDMTAIPAFPGADAGGLRAGRGGGPRRAPAEEAWKSDRALRSLMAGDKPRGATPDSRAGTSSIWPLIEASILDEVLAHRTTIVFVNSRGLCEKLTARLNELYAKREGLMAPGGQADGGPSSHLRSDLGSTSELAQGAPEIIAKAHHGSVSKEKRLQVERELKAGELPCVVATSSLELGIDMGSIDLVLQVAAPTSVASGLQRIGRANHQVGGRSTGSIYPRTRTEVIDAAVVAEGMRAGAIEATALVRNPLDVLAQQTVAAVAMGGATADGWYATVRRAAPFSELPRRAFDGVLDMLSGRYASADLAEFAPRIVWDRESGELSPRPAAQRLAVTAAGTIPDRGMFSVVLPEGDGNEGRRRVGELDEEMVYESRVGDIIALGTSSWRISEITRDRVIVEPAPGRSARLPFWHGEGVGRPAETGRARGAFLRAVAAGLDEGAGGGELGDGAAAGADKALAGAAGAAAAGADLLADAASRLDPALRERLTAAGLDEDAQNNLAALVCAQREATGVVPDDKTLVVERCEDETGDWRVMLHSPYGRQVHEPWAMAVQDRVERTLGFDPQAMAADDGILLRVPMTETRLPGAELFAFDPDELVRIVRDRVDKTALFAARFRECAARALLMSPTQPGKRAPLWQQRLKAGQLLEAARGERDFPILLETARECLQDVYDLDALHELMEGLAEGTVRMVEAQTSIPSPFAGPLLFGYVGEHLYQGDLPHAERQASLLSLDPALLGELLGSADLGELLDPQVVAQVEAQLQRLAPDRRARGAEGAADLLRVLGPLTAEEVAARLEAPGGSPGPGQEDECDADASGRLAGRERPWDAAAEDSNASPAETCEGAAAAPTPSRSATPAEARTLLEELRDAKRAFPAMIGGVERWAAVEDAGRLHEALGTEAPAWVPAAFLEVPDAGDGPGPLDGLVARYARTHGPFGEAEVAARLGIGPSVARESLRRLVAAGKVVQGRFGCADGPGPAGVGAVAAITGAERTWVSAEVFRRLRSRSLAKARAAVRAVPASAYARYVLDLQGAGTGGGTLEGTEGVAQVISQFEGVFLPAAAWEGHVFPSRVRDYRPSMLDELVAAGEVVWAARRREDGAPPADGGPRARKAGKAAAAPALVAFYPTDSPLAPVQADAALAGAEDVEPAVRPSVEEAVVEALASGYGLFFRQIADAVRRRMEPERVDEASIAAALQELVWSGRATNDTFAPVRAAEAAASGTRPRPAPKRRAGSRRSRYRGAAAGGLRAEAAERASVVGVGSAGAALSGRWSLLAPSPENDTVRAVALVESILDRYGVLARDVALLSGVPGGLGALMPVLRSMEDAGDLLRGMFVKGLGPAQFAARETVDLLRTYAAEGDARDGRSGAGGCVVLAADDPACLFGAGLPWPPLSGGDAPASEAPASGDATAPTAPSGAASSASPDGMPSVARPARRPGSLVAMRDGVPVLYAAAGLRSVLAFTADEVALEEAARALVAHAARAVRRDGAEGSRKKVVVESFNGRPVLDTPFADVLQRAGLVRLPDGMRLYVDPF from the coding sequence ATGGACGATGGGAACCGTGCCGAGGACGAGGCCGCGGGCGCCGCTGCAGCGGGTGCGGACGATGGGGCCCGCCCGTCTCCGGACGCCCTCATGCGGTTCTCCGAAGCCGTGCGCGGGTGGTTCCTCGACGCGTTTCCGGCTGGCCCCACGCCCGTGCAGGAGCAGGCTTGGGAGGCGGTGGAGGGCGGCGAGAGCGCGCTCGTCATCGCGCCCACCGGGTCGGGCAAGACGCTGGCAGCGTTCCTGTTCGCGCTCGACGCGCTCATGCGAGAGAAGGCGCGCCCCGCTGCCACGAAGCCGCCGCGGGGCGTGCGCGTGCTGTACGTGTCGCCGCTCAAGGCGCTCGGGGCGGATGTGGAGCGCAACCTGCAGGCGCCGCTCGCGGGCATCGCGCGGCGGCTCGCCGACGAAGGCGCCCCCGCGCCGGCCGTGCGCACGGGCATGCGCACCGGCGACACCACGCCCGACCAGCGCCGGGCCATCCAGCGCAACCCGCCGGACATCCTCATCACCACGCCCGAGTCGCTTTACCTCATGCTCACGTCCAAGGCGCGCGAGGTGCTGCGCGGCGTGGAGACCGTCATCGTGGACGAGGTGCACGCGCTCGCCGGCAACAAGCGCGGCGCGCACCTGGCGCTTAGCTTGGAGCGGTTGGACGACCTGCTGGAACGCCCGGCGCAGCGCATCGGGCTCTCGGCCACGGTTCGCCCACGCGAGGAGGTGGCGCGCTTCCTGGGCGGGCCGCACCCCGTGCGCGTGATCGCTGCTGAGGGGCGGCCCGACCTGGACGTGCGCGTGGTGGTGCCCGTGCGCGACATGACGGCCATCCCGGCCTTCCCCGGCGCCGACGCCGGCGGGCTGCGCGCCGGCCGGGGCGGCGGGCCGCGCCGCGCGCCGGCCGAGGAGGCGTGGAAGTCCGACCGGGCGCTGCGCTCGCTCATGGCCGGCGACAAGCCCCGGGGAGCCACGCCCGACAGCCGTGCGGGCACGTCGTCCATTTGGCCGCTCATCGAGGCGTCCATCCTTGACGAGGTGCTGGCGCACCGCACCACCATCGTGTTCGTGAACTCGCGCGGGCTGTGCGAGAAGCTCACCGCGCGGCTGAACGAGCTGTACGCGAAGCGCGAGGGCCTCATGGCGCCCGGCGGCCAGGCGGACGGCGGGCCGTCGTCGCACCTGCGCTCGGACCTGGGGTCCACGAGCGAGCTCGCGCAGGGCGCGCCCGAGATCATCGCGAAGGCCCACCACGGCTCGGTGTCGAAGGAGAAGCGCCTGCAGGTGGAGCGCGAGCTGAAGGCCGGGGAGCTGCCCTGCGTGGTGGCCACGTCCTCGCTCGAGCTGGGCATTGACATGGGGTCGATCGACCTCGTGCTGCAGGTGGCCGCCCCGACGTCGGTGGCGAGCGGCTTGCAGCGCATCGGGCGCGCGAACCACCAGGTGGGCGGCCGGTCGACAGGCTCCATCTATCCGCGCACGCGCACGGAGGTCATCGACGCGGCCGTGGTGGCCGAGGGCATGCGCGCCGGCGCCATCGAGGCCACCGCGCTCGTGCGCAACCCGCTGGACGTGCTGGCGCAGCAGACGGTGGCCGCCGTGGCCATGGGCGGCGCCACCGCCGACGGCTGGTACGCCACGGTGCGCCGGGCGGCGCCGTTCTCGGAGCTGCCGCGTCGCGCGTTCGACGGGGTGCTGGACATGCTGTCCGGGCGCTATGCCTCGGCCGACCTGGCCGAGTTCGCGCCGCGCATCGTGTGGGACCGCGAGAGCGGGGAGCTCTCGCCGCGGCCCGCCGCCCAGCGGCTGGCCGTGACGGCGGCGGGCACGATCCCCGACCGCGGCATGTTCTCGGTGGTGCTGCCCGAGGGCGACGGCAACGAGGGCCGTCGCCGCGTGGGCGAGCTGGACGAGGAGATGGTGTACGAGTCGCGCGTGGGCGACATCATCGCGCTGGGCACCAGCTCGTGGCGCATCAGCGAGATCACGCGCGACCGCGTCATTGTGGAACCCGCGCCGGGCCGCTCTGCGCGTTTGCCGTTCTGGCACGGCGAGGGCGTGGGCCGCCCCGCCGAGACCGGGCGTGCGCGCGGGGCGTTTTTGCGCGCCGTGGCCGCCGGCCTGGACGAGGGGGCCGGGGGCGGGGAACTTGGGGACGGAGCCGCCGCCGGGGCGGACAAGGCGCTCGCAGGGGCGGCGGGTGCGGCTGCAGCCGGCGCGGACTTGCTCGCCGATGCGGCTTCGCGCCTCGACCCCGCCCTGCGCGAGCGGCTGACGGCTGCAGGCCTCGACGAGGACGCGCAGAACAACCTGGCCGCGCTCGTGTGCGCGCAGCGCGAGGCTACCGGCGTCGTGCCGGACGATAAGACGCTCGTGGTGGAGCGCTGCGAGGACGAGACGGGCGACTGGCGCGTCATGCTGCATTCGCCCTACGGCCGGCAGGTGCACGAGCCGTGGGCCATGGCGGTGCAGGATCGCGTGGAGCGCACGCTCGGCTTCGATCCGCAGGCCATGGCCGCCGACGACGGCATTCTGCTGCGCGTGCCCATGACCGAGACGCGCCTGCCGGGGGCGGAGCTGTTCGCGTTCGACCCCGACGAGCTCGTGCGCATCGTACGCGACCGGGTGGACAAGACGGCGCTCTTCGCCGCGCGGTTCCGCGAGTGCGCGGCGCGCGCCCTGCTCATGTCGCCCACGCAGCCGGGCAAGCGCGCCCCCTTGTGGCAGCAGCGCCTCAAGGCGGGCCAGTTGCTGGAGGCGGCACGCGGCGAGCGCGACTTCCCGATACTGCTGGAGACGGCGCGCGAGTGCCTGCAGGATGTGTACGACCTGGATGCGCTCCACGAGCTCATGGAGGGGCTTGCGGAGGGCACCGTGCGCATGGTGGAGGCGCAGACGAGCATCCCGTCGCCCTTCGCCGGCCCGCTCCTGTTCGGCTACGTGGGCGAGCACCTGTACCAGGGCGACCTGCCGCACGCGGAGCGCCAGGCGTCGCTGCTGTCGCTGGACCCGGCGCTCTTGGGCGAGCTCTTGGGCTCGGCCGACCTGGGCGAGCTGCTGGACCCGCAGGTGGTGGCCCAGGTAGAGGCGCAGCTGCAGCGCCTGGCGCCCGACCGGCGCGCCCGCGGCGCGGAGGGCGCGGCCGACCTGCTGCGCGTGCTGGGCCCGCTCACGGCGGAAGAGGTGGCCGCGCGGCTGGAGGCGCCGGGGGGATCGCCTGGACCCGGGCAAGAAGACGAGTGCGATGCCGATGCTTCCGGCCGCCTCGCCGGGCGGGAGCGCCCATGGGACGCCGCGGCCGAAGACTCAAACGCCTCGCCAGCTGAAACCTGCGAAGGCGCGGCAGCCGCTCCCACGCCTTCGCGTTCTGCCACCCCTGCCGAGGCCCGCACCCTGCTGGAGGAGCTGCGCGACGCGAAGCGCGCCTTCCCGGCCATGATAGGCGGCGTGGAGCGCTGGGCGGCCGTGGAGGATGCGGGGCGCCTGCACGAGGCGCTGGGGACGGAGGCGCCCGCGTGGGTTCCCGCAGCGTTCCTCGAGGTGCCGGACGCGGGCGACGGCCCGGGACCGCTGGACGGCCTCGTCGCGCGCTACGCCCGCACGCACGGTCCCTTCGGGGAGGCGGAGGTGGCGGCACGCCTCGGCATCGGGCCTTCGGTGGCGCGCGAGAGCCTGCGCCGCCTAGTCGCGGCCGGCAAGGTCGTGCAGGGCCGGTTCGGCTGCGCGGACGGGCCGGGGCCTGCGGGCGTCGGGGCCGTGGCTGCGATCACGGGGGCCGAGCGCACTTGGGTGTCGGCGGAGGTGTTCCGCCGCCTGCGCTCGCGCTCGCTCGCGAAGGCGCGCGCCGCCGTGCGCGCGGTGCCTGCGAGCGCCTATGCGCGCTACGTGCTGGATCTTCAGGGAGCGGGCACGGGCGGGGGAACGCTCGAGGGGACGGAAGGGGTAGCCCAGGTCATCTCCCAGTTCGAGGGCGTGTTCCTGCCGGCCGCGGCTTGGGAGGGCCACGTGTTCCCCAGCCGGGTGCGCGACTACCGGCCTTCGATGCTCGACGAGCTCGTCGCCGCAGGCGAGGTGGTGTGGGCGGCGAGACGCCGCGAGGACGGCGCCCCGCCGGCGGACGGGGGCCCGCGGGCGCGCAAGGCGGGGAAGGCTGCCGCGGCGCCTGCGCTCGTGGCCTTCTACCCCACGGATTCGCCGCTCGCGCCCGTGCAGGCCGATGCGGCGTTGGCCGGAGCGGAGGACGTGGAGCCGGCCGTGCGCCCGTCGGTGGAGGAGGCCGTCGTGGAGGCGCTCGCCAGCGGCTACGGGCTGTTCTTCCGCCAGATAGCCGATGCGGTGCGGCGCCGGATGGAGCCCGAGCGCGTCGACGAGGCGTCCATCGCCGCGGCGCTGCAGGAGCTGGTGTGGAGCGGGCGCGCCACGAACGACACGTTCGCGCCGGTGCGCGCGGCCGAGGCGGCGGCCTCGGGCACGCGTCCGCGCCCCGCGCCGAAGCGCCGCGCAGGCAGCCGGCGCTCGCGCTACCGCGGCGCTGCGGCCGGCGGGCTGCGGGCCGAGGCCGCGGAGCGCGCCTCCGTGGTGGGTGTCGGCTCCGCAGGCGCGGCGCTCTCGGGCCGTTGGTCGCTGCTCGCGCCGTCGCCGGAGAACGATACCGTGCGCGCCGTGGCGCTGGTGGAGTCGATCCTCGACCGTTACGGCGTGCTCGCGCGCGACGTGGCCCTGCTCTCCGGCGTACCCGGCGGCCTGGGCGCCCTCATGCCGGTGCTGCGGTCGATGGAGGACGCCGGCGACCTTCTGCGCGGCATGTTCGTGAAGGGCCTCGGCCCGGCGCAGTTCGCCGCCCGCGAGACGGTGGACCTGCTGCGCACCTATGCGGCCGAAGGGGATGCGCGGGACGGCCGCTCCGGTGCCGGAGGATGCGTGGTGCTGGCGGCCGACGACCCTGCGTGCCTGTTCGGAGCCGGCCTGCCGTGGCCGCCCCTCTCGGGCGGCGATGCTCCTGCATCTGAAGCCCCTGCTAGCGGCGATGCTACCGCGCCTACGGCTCCTTCCGGCGCCGCTTCCTCTGCCTCGCCTGACGGCATGCCCTCGGTTGCGCGCCCCGCGCGCCGGCCGGGGAGCCTCGTGGCCATGCGCGACGGCGTGCCGGTGCTCTACGCCGCGGCGGGCCTGCGCTCCGTGTTGGCCTTCACCGCGGACGAGGTGGCGCTCGAAGAGGCCGCTCGCGCCCTCGTCGCCCACGCGGCGCGTGCGGTGCGGCGCGACGGGGCGGAGGGCTCCCGCAAGAAGGTGGTGGTGGAATCGTTCAACGGCCGGCCCGTGCTGGACACGCCGTTCGCCGACGTCCTCCAGCGGGCGGGCCTCGTCCGCCTGCCCGACGGCATGCGGCTCTACGTGGACCCGTTTTAG
- a CDS encoding MFS transporter: MADQGRKQGKFFYGWWIVIGGLLIMATCYTVFVNCIPLFQTHIVEDLGLTVGQFNTGVSITTVVAVFASLVIGKLTDKCSARVLGAVTVLTSSVVLVGLSQITAVWQLYALCVVAGMVVVAGTRLLVSVIISNWFTLKRGLAVSIALSGSGIGGVILSPATSAMIEASGWRAAFLLLAVVCLVAALPLAVAAFRTRPSEKGLEPYGAGQTEQAKADRSPDAPVTVSVGWKPLRKSAAFWLLVVGFVAMGITNGCIITNSIANMTSVTVGGTEVVTGGHSTLWAGSVWSFYLAVVIVAKVALGAIYDRWGMRMGTILGTITSVLAGVMLLFPATDWGPILACLFFGFATCMGTVAPPIMVVKEYGKKDLGTVTGIVTAFELLGAAVGAVLSGVMFDAYLSFAPVWIMVIAASVVMGLALLASIPAARRLVERRRAEGAPELDAEGFEIAV; the protein is encoded by the coding sequence ATGGCCGATCAGGGGCGTAAACAGGGGAAGTTCTTCTACGGGTGGTGGATCGTCATCGGCGGCCTGCTGATCATGGCCACCTGCTACACGGTGTTCGTGAACTGCATCCCGCTGTTCCAGACGCACATCGTGGAGGACCTGGGCCTCACGGTGGGGCAGTTCAACACGGGCGTGTCCATCACCACCGTGGTGGCGGTGTTCGCGTCGCTTGTCATCGGCAAGCTCACGGACAAGTGCTCCGCGCGGGTGCTGGGGGCGGTCACGGTGCTCACGAGCTCGGTGGTGCTCGTGGGATTGTCGCAGATCACCGCCGTGTGGCAGCTGTACGCGCTGTGCGTGGTGGCGGGCATGGTGGTGGTGGCCGGCACGCGCCTTCTGGTGTCGGTGATCATCTCGAACTGGTTCACGCTGAAGCGCGGGCTGGCCGTGTCCATCGCGCTTTCGGGGTCGGGCATCGGCGGCGTGATACTCTCGCCGGCCACGAGCGCGATGATCGAGGCGTCCGGCTGGCGCGCGGCGTTCCTGCTGCTGGCCGTGGTGTGCCTCGTGGCGGCCCTGCCGCTGGCGGTGGCGGCGTTCCGCACGCGCCCGAGCGAGAAGGGCCTCGAGCCCTACGGTGCCGGGCAGACCGAGCAGGCCAAGGCCGACCGCTCGCCCGATGCGCCCGTCACGGTGTCGGTGGGATGGAAGCCGCTGCGCAAGAGCGCCGCGTTCTGGCTTTTGGTGGTGGGGTTCGTGGCCATGGGCATCACGAACGGGTGCATCATCACGAACTCCATCGCCAACATGACGAGCGTGACCGTGGGCGGCACCGAGGTGGTGACCGGCGGGCACTCCACCCTGTGGGCGGGCTCGGTGTGGTCGTTCTACCTGGCCGTGGTCATCGTGGCGAAGGTGGCGCTCGGCGCCATCTACGACCGCTGGGGCATGCGCATGGGCACCATCCTGGGCACGATCACGTCGGTTTTGGCCGGCGTCATGCTGCTGTTCCCGGCAACGGACTGGGGCCCTATTCTTGCCTGCCTGTTCTTCGGGTTCGCCACGTGCATGGGCACGGTGGCGCCGCCCATCATGGTGGTGAAGGAGTACGGCAAGAAGGATCTGGGCACGGTCACGGGCATCGTGACGGCGTTCGAGCTGTTGGGCGCGGCCGTGGGCGCGGTGTTGTCGGGCGTGATGTTCGATGCGTACCTGTCGTTCGCGCCGGTGTGGATCATGGTGATCGCGGCGAGCGTGGTCATGGGGCTCGCGCTGCTGGCGTCCATCCCCGCCGCGCGGCGCCTGGTTGAGCGCCGCCGGGCCGAGGGCGCGCCGGAGCTGGACGCGGAGGGCTTCGAGATCGCTGTGTAG
- a CDS encoding M20/M25/M40 family metallo-hydrolase has protein sequence MVVLIVLAAAVAVLAVVLVANAARLKPTPVPDPLPPSAAAGDDAAVERFRALLRIPTVWDLRNPDADRTAFDGFVPALRRLYPAVFEACELELIDGRGISLLWKGANCELAPIVLMAHHDVVDADPVGWTHEPFAADIDDGRIYARGAVDTKCVWAGLMEAAERLIAEGFTPPRDVYFFSSNTEEDGGDTAPHMVEHLQRIGRVPYMVVDEGGAVIDNPPLGVDIPFAVVGVSEKGVFNASITTNADGGHAATPTLQDATAKLVSGLDALQKNPPRAALSAPVAAMLRELASHGSFALRIVFGNLWLFRRLVVRIMKGNPETAAMVRTTYALTQLAGAPAHNIIPKQAKATVNVRVDPGEGVAAALARIEERFDGRTEFSTFEVSEPSPVSPFEGDAAFDYLRRAINAVYPEAGIAPYVQSSCSDARHFARVCPRTYRFAGFLFKGDQRARIHGQDENLDVDSFKRGVGFYVEFIRHLDQLGK, from the coding sequence ATGGTTGTTCTCATCGTTCTGGCGGCGGCGGTCGCCGTCTTGGCGGTCGTCCTCGTGGCGAACGCCGCCCGACTCAAGCCAACGCCCGTGCCCGATCCGCTGCCGCCGTCCGCGGCGGCGGGCGACGACGCCGCGGTCGAGCGCTTCCGCGCGTTGCTGCGCATCCCCACGGTGTGGGACCTGCGCAACCCCGATGCCGACCGCACGGCCTTCGACGGGTTCGTGCCCGCGCTGCGCCGGCTGTACCCGGCCGTGTTCGAAGCCTGCGAGCTGGAGCTGATCGACGGCCGCGGCATCTCGCTTCTGTGGAAGGGCGCCAACTGCGAGCTCGCGCCCATCGTGCTCATGGCGCATCACGACGTGGTGGACGCAGACCCCGTGGGCTGGACGCACGAGCCGTTCGCGGCGGACATCGACGACGGCCGCATCTACGCGCGCGGCGCGGTGGACACGAAGTGCGTGTGGGCCGGCCTCATGGAGGCTGCCGAGCGCCTGATAGCCGAGGGGTTCACGCCCCCGCGCGACGTGTACTTCTTCTCGTCGAACACCGAGGAGGACGGCGGCGACACGGCGCCCCACATGGTGGAGCACCTGCAGCGCATCGGGCGCGTGCCGTACATGGTGGTGGACGAGGGCGGCGCGGTCATCGACAACCCGCCGCTCGGCGTGGACATCCCGTTCGCCGTGGTGGGCGTGTCCGAGAAGGGCGTGTTCAACGCGAGCATAACCACGAACGCCGACGGCGGCCATGCGGCCACGCCCACGCTCCAGGACGCCACGGCGAAGCTCGTGTCGGGGCTGGACGCGCTGCAGAAGAACCCGCCGCGCGCGGCGCTGTCGGCCCCGGTGGCGGCCATGCTGCGGGAGCTGGCCTCGCACGGCAGCTTCGCGCTGCGCATCGTGTTCGGCAACCTCTGGCTCTTCCGCCGCCTGGTGGTGCGCATCATGAAGGGCAACCCCGAGACGGCGGCCATGGTGCGCACCACCTACGCGCTCACGCAGCTCGCGGGGGCGCCGGCGCACAACATCATCCCCAAGCAGGCCAAGGCCACGGTGAACGTGCGCGTGGACCCCGGCGAGGGCGTGGCGGCGGCCCTCGCGCGCATCGAGGAGCGCTTCGACGGCCGCACGGAGTTCTCGACCTTCGAGGTGAGCGAGCCGTCGCCCGTGTCGCCGTTCGAGGGCGACGCCGCCTTCGACTACCTGCGCCGCGCGATAAACGCCGTGTACCCCGAGGCCGGTATCGCGCCCTACGTGCAGTCCAGCTGCAGCGACGCGCGCCACTTCGCGCGCGTCTGCCCGCGCACGTACCGCTTCGCAGGCTTCCTGTTCAAGGGCGACCAGCGAGCCCGCATCCACGGCCAGGACGAGAACCTGGACGTGGACAGCTTCAAGCGCGGGGTGGGGTTCTACGTGGAGTTCATACGGCATCTCGACCAGTTGGGGAAATGA
- a CDS encoding HipA domain-containing protein: MSALDIIDFSQFERGAINYGGSERKESVRVPNGDGTFSEYMIKFRKRTPFGARFNHVSEYLGSHIFELLGFDVQKTFLGTFAGEEVVACKSFVGIGEQFVPFNEVGESTLDQDKERYQYEYADIMQMLRDNSKLTDVSGTISMFWEMFVVDALVGNFDRHGSNWGFIKQGGAYSLAPVFDNGSCLFPSLVDEDEMAHIMDSEDETAKRVYRFPTSQIRLRGRKSSYYDVIASLEFDECNRALQSVLGRVDRSSIHRLIASVPGISDRRRDFYNHIIEARLELILETSYAALAGRKV, translated from the coding sequence ATGAGCGCTCTGGACATAATCGACTTCTCCCAATTCGAACGTGGCGCAATAAACTACGGCGGGTCAGAGCGCAAGGAGTCTGTCCGCGTTCCCAATGGGGATGGAACGTTTAGCGAGTACATGATAAAGTTCCGAAAAAGAACGCCGTTCGGCGCACGGTTCAACCATGTTTCGGAATACCTTGGATCTCATATTTTCGAATTGCTCGGGTTCGATGTGCAGAAAACTTTCCTCGGTACGTTCGCGGGTGAGGAGGTGGTTGCCTGCAAGAGTTTCGTTGGGATCGGGGAGCAGTTCGTCCCCTTCAACGAGGTGGGTGAGAGCACGCTCGATCAGGACAAGGAGCGGTACCAGTACGAATATGCCGACATCATGCAGATGCTCCGCGACAACTCCAAGCTCACCGACGTATCCGGAACCATAAGCATGTTTTGGGAGATGTTCGTCGTCGATGCCTTGGTTGGCAACTTCGACCGCCATGGCTCGAATTGGGGGTTTATCAAGCAAGGCGGCGCTTATTCGCTCGCGCCCGTTTTCGACAACGGGTCGTGCCTCTTTCCCAGCCTTGTCGACGAGGACGAGATGGCGCACATCATGGATTCGGAAGATGAGACGGCCAAACGGGTGTACCGGTTCCCCACAAGCCAAATTCGACTGCGAGGTCGGAAAAGCTCGTATTACGACGTTATAGCGAGTCTGGAATTCGACGAGTGCAATCGCGCTTTGCAGAGCGTCTTGGGGCGGGTTGACCGCAGCTCGATCCATCGGCTGATAGCATCGGTGCCGGGTATAAGCGATCGCCGAAGAGACTTTTACAACCATATCATCGAAGCGCGTCTTGAGCTCATTCTCGAAACGTCCTATGCGGCGCTTGCGGGGAGGAAGGTATGA
- a CDS encoding DUF92 domain-containing protein, translating into MQNAVGMGLSLVYVLAVLAASSLLARRGMGEEGTRKLVHIALGGWWVVAALSFTSPWWAAALPAAFIVVNALAWRRQKLAFTARGEGEDTPGTVYYAVSLTLLALFSFGLGAPYAGALGVFCMAFGDGLAAVLGRRFGSRPLPGAGDGKSLAGSAAMLGVSFVSCAGVLLAAAAAGWEGAVPWFAAGPAAGAGLTPGVAAASVLAALGLAVAATALEAVSPAGLDNLSVPLGVTGLYAVLFLPASPFTPALAGLLLSGAVALAALRLGLLTVPGTLGAVVVGVLAFVFGGWPLWLLLMWFFGSSNVASKLIRRVRGAHPAEKGGGPRKLRQVLANSVPFLACALAYAATGEAWFLIVSAGALAASTADTWASEVGMYSRKPPVNIVTREPMQRGLSGGVSPLGLAATAVGAVSSGFLAMLLFHAFGFAVPAGPTAFLFVIACGIVGSVVDSYLGVLLQAKYRVPGGSGAGGPAGDGGGPGAAVEAGSLSGAGAAALAADGALVEAAPARGAAGYTLVSGYAWVTNDAVNLLSGIAVVVLGLLVALP; encoded by the coding sequence ATGCAGAACGCCGTGGGGATGGGGCTGTCCCTCGTGTACGTCTTGGCGGTGCTGGCGGCTTCGAGCCTGCTCGCACGGCGCGGGATGGGCGAGGAGGGTACGCGCAAGCTCGTGCACATAGCGCTGGGCGGCTGGTGGGTGGTCGCGGCCCTGTCCTTCACCTCGCCCTGGTGGGCGGCTGCGCTGCCGGCCGCGTTCATCGTGGTGAACGCGCTGGCCTGGCGCAGGCAGAAGCTCGCCTTCACGGCGCGCGGCGAGGGGGAGGACACGCCGGGAACCGTGTACTACGCCGTGTCGCTCACATTGCTCGCGCTGTTCTCGTTCGGCCTGGGCGCACCGTACGCAGGCGCGCTCGGCGTGTTCTGCATGGCGTTCGGCGACGGCCTTGCAGCCGTGCTGGGCAGGCGCTTCGGTAGCCGCCCGCTGCCGGGCGCGGGCGACGGGAAGTCGCTTGCGGGCAGCGCCGCCATGCTGGGGGTGAGCTTCGTCTCGTGCGCAGGCGTGCTGTTGGCGGCTGCCGCGGCGGGCTGGGAGGGCGCGGTGCCATGGTTCGCGGCGGGCCCGGCGGCGGGCGCGGGCCTGACGCCGGGCGTTGCGGCGGCGTCCGTGCTCGCCGCGTTGGGGCTGGCCGTTGCCGCTACGGCGCTGGAGGCTGTGTCGCCGGCGGGGCTCGACAACCTGAGCGTGCCGTTGGGCGTGACGGGGCTGTACGCGGTGCTGTTCCTGCCCGCGAGCCCCTTCACGCCGGCGCTTGCGGGCTTGCTCCTGTCCGGCGCTGTGGCGCTGGCCGCGTTGCGGCTCGGGCTGCTCACCGTGCCGGGGACGCTGGGAGCCGTGGTCGTGGGCGTGCTCGCCTTCGTGTTCGGCGGCTGGCCGCTGTGGCTTCTGCTCATGTGGTTCTTCGGCAGCTCGAACGTGGCTTCGAAGCTCATACGGCGGGTGCGCGGGGCGCATCCGGCCGAGAAGGGCGGCGGCCCGCGCAAGCTGCGCCAGGTGCTGGCGAACAGCGTGCCGTTTCTCGCGTGCGCGCTGGCGTACGCGGCCACCGGCGAGGCATGGTTCCTCATCGTGTCGGCCGGTGCGCTGGCCGCGAGCACGGCTGACACGTGGGCGTCCGAGGTGGGCATGTACAGCCGCAAGCCGCCGGTGAACATAGTCACGCGCGAGCCTATGCAGCGCGGCCTTTCGGGCGGCGTGAGCCCCCTTGGGCTGGCGGCCACGGCCGTGGGCGCCGTGAGCTCGGGGTTCTTGGCCATGCTGCTGTTCCATGCGTTCGGCTTCGCGGTGCCTGCGGGGCCGACAGCGTTCCTGTTCGTCATCGCATGCGGCATCGTGGGCTCGGTGGTGGACAGCTACCTGGGCGTGCTGCTGCAGGCGAAGTACCGCGTGCCGGGCGGCTCGGGCGCGGGCGGCCCGGCCGGCGACGGCGGCGGCCCCGGCGCGGCCGTCGAGGCCGGGTCACTGTCCGGCGCCGGCGCCGCGGCCCTCGCCGCCGACGGGGCGCTCGTGGAGGCCGCGCCCGCGCGCGGGGCAGCAGGCTACACGCTGGTGTCCGGTTACGCCTGGGTCACGAACGACGCCGTGAACCTGTTGAGCGGCATTGCCGTGGTGGTTCTGGGCCTGCTGGTGGCGCTGCCGTAA